Part of the Candidatus Poribacteria bacterium genome, GTCTCGAAGACCTGCGCCTCGGCGATTTCGTCGCCATCCAGGACGCCGACCACACCTATGGGCGCATCTACTACACGGGAGCCGTCTCCGTCGGCGTCATCGTCCACGGCGACAGCTACGTCGCGGGTCACGGGCCCGGAGTCACGACGGTTCTCACGTCGCGCACCGGGAAGATCACGCCCGTCATCGACCCCGACGCGAACATCCGCACGCTTCATGCGCGCCTCGGCGCTTAGGGTCTGCCCCTGGTGGACGGGATCCGAGTCATCCGCAGCGCGCGCCGGAAAAAGACGATCAGCGCCCGGTACGACGGCGACGTCCTCGAAGTGCTCGCGCCGAAGGGCATGAGCGACGCGGAGCTCCAGCCAGTCATCGACCAGCTTCGCCGTCGGCTCGAACGGCGCAAGGCGAGGCGTTCGGTTCCCAGCGACGCCGACCTGGCGGAACGCGCCCAGACGCTGAACCGCCGCTACTTCGGCGGGAAGCTCTCCTGGCGCTCGATCCGGTACGTGACGAACCAGAACCGGCGGTACGGTAGCTGCTGCCACGAGGACGGCACGATCCGCATCTCGGATCGGCTCAAGCGCTATCCGCGTTGGGTTCTCGACTACGTGCTGGTCCATGAGCTCGCCCACTTGATCCATCCCGACCACTCGCCCGCGTTCTGGGAGGTCGTCAACCGCTATCCGCTGACCGAGCGCGCTCGAGGGTTCCTCATCGCCGTCGGGATGTTCCCCGAAGACGCCAACGAGCCCTTCGCCGAGCCCGACGCCGAGGACACCGACTGATGGCACGCCGCGCGCCGCGCGTTCCGTGGATGGGCTTCTGGATGGCGGCGGTCTATGCGTTCCTCTACGCGCCGATCCTCGTGCTGGTGCTCTTCTCGTTCAATGACTCGCAGTTCACGGCGCGGTGGGAAGGGTTCACGCTGCGCTGGTACGGGCGGTTGCTGGGCGACCGCGAGTGGTGGCGCACCGGCTGGAACAGCCTCACCATCGCGCTCGTCTCGACAGCGCTATCGACGGCGATGGGGACGATGACGGCGTTCGCGCTGGAACGCGCCCGTCTGCGCCACAAGCGGCTGATCCTCGGCGTTCTCTATCTGCCGATCATCATCCCCGACCTGCTGATGGGCATCTCGCTGGCGATCTTCTACTACTGGGCGGGGCTGCCGCTGGGTAAGACGACGGTGGTCATCGCGCACGTCGCGTTCAACATCTCGTTTGTGGCGGTCGTCGTCCGGGCGCGTCTGCGTCTGCTCGATCCGCGTCTGGAGGAAGCCGCGCTCGACTTGGGGGCGAACCGCTGGCAGGCGTTCTGGCGCGTCCAGTTCCCGCTGATGGCTCCCGCCGTCCTGAGCGGAGCCCTGCTGGCGTTCACGAACTCGATCGACGACTTCGTGGTCACCTACTTCACGGCGGGTCCTGGAGCTACGACCCTCTCGCT contains:
- a CDS encoding M48 family metallopeptidase, coding for MSDAELQPVIDQLRRRLERRKARRSVPSDADLAERAQTLNRRYFGGKLSWRSIRYVTNQNRRYGSCCHEDGTIRISDRLKRYPRWVLDYVLVHELAHLIHPDHSPAFWEVVNRYPLTERARGFLIAVGMFPEDANEPFAEPDAEDTD
- a CDS encoding ABC transporter permease: MGFWMAAVYAFLYAPILVLVLFSFNDSQFTARWEGFTLRWYGRLLGDREWWRTGWNSLTIALVSTALSTAMGTMTAFALERARLRHKRLILGVLYLPIIIPDLLMGISLAIFYYWAGLPLGKTTVVIAHVAFNISFVAVVVRARLRLLDPRLEEAALDLGANRWQAFWRVQFPLMAPAVLSGALLAFTNSIDDFVVTYFTAGPGATTLSLKIFSTVRFGVPPEVNAISSLLFLNSVVLVLLSIAMSQRRNRAERGSRSVIPQSA